A DNA window from Pirellulales bacterium contains the following coding sequences:
- a CDS encoding recombinase RecA: MHRLSTGIPRLDEQLDGGLLAGRLTVVVGATGIGKTQLGLQFSEAGTEQEGRRGIVFDMTARGDSQCHIEYAQRMFGRKLVVAETAAKPALDSFFAEGRDYADYLHIFDRRGKRVTRRDLDFDAWHDWQAELTARLAVAIAFFYGNFSQGVRRAVIDGIEPVGKPSDSIQLELFEYVYHQILRKEFDWVARDLFRERYAANAATIELHAYDHQQIGCLLLYTSAETMLEELIRRPLDEGDVLANANTIIQLGKVRDGNKLSRAMHIAKHRGSKASDEIVRFEIGERGIWLP, from the coding sequence ATGCACCGACTTTCCACCGGCATCCCTCGGCTCGACGAACAATTGGATGGCGGCCTGCTTGCAGGGCGTTTAACCGTTGTCGTCGGTGCGACGGGCATTGGCAAGACTCAGCTTGGCTTACAATTTTCCGAAGCCGGCACCGAGCAGGAAGGTCGGCGAGGCATCGTTTTCGACATGACCGCCCGCGGCGATTCGCAGTGCCACATTGAATATGCCCAGCGAATGTTTGGCCGTAAGCTGGTTGTGGCCGAGACGGCGGCAAAGCCTGCGCTCGACAGTTTTTTTGCCGAAGGCCGCGATTACGCCGACTATTTACACATTTTTGACCGCCGCGGCAAACGAGTCACGCGACGCGACCTCGACTTTGACGCCTGGCACGATTGGCAGGCGGAGCTTACCGCGCGACTGGCGGTTGCCATTGCTTTTTTTTACGGCAATTTCAGCCAAGGCGTGCGGCGCGCCGTCATCGACGGTATTGAGCCGGTCGGCAAACCGAGCGATTCGATTCAACTTGAATTGTTCGAATACGTCTATCACCAAATCCTGCGCAAAGAATTCGATTGGGTCGCTCGCGATCTGTTCCGTGAGCGCTACGCGGCCAACGCTGCGACGATCGAACTTCATGCTTACGACCACCAGCAGATTGGCTGCTTGCTGTTGTACACATCGGCCGAGACAATGCTCGAAGAACTCATCCGGCGTCCGCTCGACGAAGGTGATGTGCTAGCAAACGCAAACACGATTATCCAACTCGGCAAAGTGCGCGACGGCAACAAGCTCAGCCGTGCGATGCACATCGCCAAACATCGCGGCAGCAAGGCCAGCGACGAAATCGTACGATTTGAGATCGGCGAGCGAGGGATCTGGCTGCCGTAA
- the mqnC gene encoding dehypoxanthine futalosine cyclase, translating to MVASSIHSILSKAFAGERLTFDDGLRLLESHDLAAIGRAADSVTRRLHPEPYRTYNIDRNINYTNVCTAVCDFCAFYRPPKHDEGYVLDRAELLQKVRETVELGGDQILMQGGLHPQYKIDWYEDLLGDIKRDFPQVNIHGFSPPEIYHFTKVSKLPLKIVLERLKAAGLGSLPGGGGEILVDRVRSAITRGKVMTDEWLNVHRVWHELGGRSTATMMYGHIETLAERIEHLERLRQLQDDTGGFSAFICWSFQPANTQMADIPATGSFEYLKTQAVGRLYLDNIPNIQSSWVTQGARIGQLALLYGANDMGSLMIEENVVAEAGTVHYLTLDQMRDSIAEVGYTPRQRNVFYELIDPQHEAGAVEANRRRMEQIHSRRSSHATDRAGSTSGNGVGGLPIVPSPVSVSDDTA from the coding sequence ATGGTTGCCAGCTCCATCCATTCGATTCTCAGCAAAGCCTTCGCGGGCGAACGATTGACATTTGACGACGGGCTACGATTACTCGAATCGCACGACTTGGCGGCGATTGGCCGCGCGGCGGATTCCGTCACGCGGCGGCTACATCCCGAGCCGTACCGTACGTACAATATTGATCGCAACATCAACTACACAAATGTTTGCACCGCGGTCTGCGATTTCTGCGCCTTCTATCGGCCGCCAAAGCACGACGAAGGCTATGTGCTCGATCGAGCCGAGTTGTTACAGAAAGTGCGAGAAACCGTCGAGCTCGGCGGCGATCAGATCTTGATGCAAGGAGGCCTGCACCCTCAGTATAAAATTGACTGGTACGAAGATCTCCTCGGCGACATCAAACGGGACTTCCCACAAGTCAACATCCACGGCTTTAGCCCGCCCGAAATCTATCATTTCACGAAAGTCTCGAAGCTGCCGCTGAAAATCGTTCTGGAGCGATTGAAAGCGGCAGGGCTTGGCAGTCTGCCTGGCGGTGGCGGCGAAATTCTGGTCGATCGCGTCCGCTCTGCGATTACCCGCGGCAAAGTGATGACCGACGAATGGTTGAATGTCCATCGCGTCTGGCACGAACTGGGCGGCCGCAGCACCGCGACGATGATGTACGGTCACATAGAAACGCTCGCCGAACGCATCGAACATCTGGAGCGGCTGCGCCAATTGCAAGACGATACTGGCGGCTTTTCGGCGTTCATTTGCTGGAGCTTCCAACCTGCAAACACCCAGATGGCCGACATTCCGGCGACCGGCTCGTTTGAATATCTGAAAACTCAGGCCGTCGGGCGACTTTACCTCGACAACATTCCGAATATCCAATCGAGTTGGGTCACTCAGGGCGCGAGAATTGGCCAGCTAGCTTTGCTTTACGGTGCAAACGATATGGGAAGTTTGATGATCGAGGAAAACGTCGTGGCGGAGGCGGGGACCGTGCATTATCTGACGCTCGACCAGATGCGCGATTCGATTGCCGAAGTCGGCTACACGCCGCGGCAGCGAAACGTGTTCTACGAATTGATCGATCCGCAGCACGAAGCCGGGGCCGTGGAAGCGAATCGGAGGCGAATGGAACAAATCCACTCGCGACGGAGCAGTCACGCAACCGACAGGGCTGGCTCCACCAGCGGCAATGGAGTCGGTGGATTGCCAATCGTGCCAAGTCCAGTGTCCGTCAGCGATGACACCGCGTAA
- a CDS encoding menaquinone biosynthesis protein: MNAHPRLKVGAVTYLNTKPLVYRLHEFAPRAEVIYDLPSRLADALSTGQLDVALIPSIEFFQNPAYNVVSDACIACRGPVLSVKLFSRVPMREIRTLALDEGSRTSIALARILLHAKFGLLPQIEPLPIGASLADAATDAVLLIGDRAIHSPIGRFIEVWDLGDQWCRWAELPFVFAMWVARPGVNLHGLDAALCEARDCGIANLEQIAAVEAAPQGLTVPQCLSYLRDNLYFYLGDREQRGLQLFRAKAAELGLVHKELLTA, from the coding sequence ATGAATGCTCATCCCCGTCTCAAAGTAGGCGCTGTGACCTATTTGAACACCAAGCCGCTGGTTTATCGGCTGCATGAATTCGCGCCACGGGCTGAAGTGATATACGATCTGCCGAGTCGCTTGGCCGACGCCCTGTCGACGGGCCAACTCGATGTCGCGCTGATTCCATCGATCGAATTCTTTCAGAATCCCGCTTATAACGTCGTTTCCGACGCCTGCATCGCCTGCCGAGGGCCGGTGCTAAGCGTGAAACTTTTCAGCCGCGTGCCGATGCGAGAAATTCGCACGCTCGCCTTGGATGAAGGTTCGCGCACGAGCATTGCGTTGGCGCGAATTCTGCTCCACGCTAAATTCGGCCTGTTGCCGCAGATTGAGCCACTACCGATCGGCGCCAGCCTCGCGGATGCCGCAACCGATGCAGTGCTCTTGATCGGCGATCGCGCCATTCACTCCCCGATTGGTCGGTTTATCGAAGTTTGGGATTTAGGGGACCAATGGTGTCGCTGGGCCGAGTTGCCATTTGTTTTTGCCATGTGGGTCGCCCGTCCAGGCGTTAACCTGCATGGGCTTGACGCCGCGCTCTGCGAAGCCCGCGATTGCGGCATCGCCAACTTAGAGCAAATCGCTGCCGTTGAAGCCGCTCCTCAGGGCCTAACCGTGCCGCAATGCCTTTCGTATTTACGCGACAACCTGTATTTTTATCTTGGTGACCGCGAGCAGCGAGGTTTGCAATTGTTTCGCGCCAAAGCCGCCGAACTGGGTCTTGTTCACAAGGAACTATTAACCGCCTAA
- a CDS encoding GGDEF domain-containing protein → MVLFSQIDWSVVHLPMPVALAVVAFIGYLVGRRKREEQRIDGEAQSRRELKRAQGVAKELERIAESVRRGIATHHSSVLKFKERVSTLGGDRQDAAWQELCCEAEDMLKPTLKLAAQLATAYDEIRQQSNNLMTFTEVRTDPLTGVSNRRALDETLESMFAMLHRYEQPFGLLLLDIDHFKQVNDEQGHLYGDRMLKSVARLMDENVRDTDIVARYGGEEFVIVMPQTALEGAASFADRLRNRIEEQLPLTVSAGVAQAGEGDNPQTLLARADAALYGAKAAGRNRVYRHTGLTVEDMPEAALDESTLSVAG, encoded by the coding sequence ATGGTGCTGTTTAGTCAAATCGATTGGTCTGTCGTTCACCTGCCGATGCCGGTCGCGCTGGCGGTGGTCGCATTCATTGGATATCTGGTCGGACGTCGGAAGCGCGAGGAGCAAAGGATCGACGGCGAGGCGCAGTCGCGCCGCGAGTTGAAACGAGCGCAAGGCGTTGCAAAAGAACTCGAGCGCATTGCCGAGTCCGTCCGCCGCGGCATCGCAACCCATCATTCCAGTGTGCTGAAATTCAAGGAACGAGTTTCAACGCTCGGAGGAGATCGGCAAGACGCAGCCTGGCAAGAGCTATGCTGCGAGGCAGAAGACATGCTCAAGCCGACCCTCAAATTGGCGGCGCAGTTGGCGACGGCCTACGACGAAATCCGACAGCAGTCGAACAATCTCATGACATTTACCGAGGTCCGCACGGATCCGCTTACCGGTGTCAGCAACCGCCGGGCGTTGGACGAAACGCTGGAATCGATGTTCGCCATGCTTCACCGCTACGAACAGCCATTCGGCCTGTTGCTGCTCGATATCGATCACTTCAAGCAAGTCAATGATGAACAAGGCCACCTTTACGGCGACCGAATGCTGAAATCGGTGGCTCGGCTGATGGACGAAAACGTCCGCGACACCGACATTGTCGCCCGCTACGGCGGCGAAGAGTTTGTCATCGTGATGCCACAAACGGCGCTCGAAGGAGCGGCGTCGTTTGCGGATCGATTGCGAAATCGAATCGAAGAGCAACTTCCGCTAACTGTTAGCGCCGGAGTAGCGCAAGCCGGCGAGGGAGACAACCCGCAAACGCTGCTGGCCCGCGCCGACGCAGCGTTGTACGGCGCTAAAGCAGCGGGTCGAAATCGCGTCTATCGCCACACAGGTTTAACCGTGGAGGATATGCCAGAAGCGGCTCTCGACGAATCCACGCTGTCGGTGGCAGGTTAA
- the rpsT gene encoding 30S ribosomal protein S20: MPNIASAKKRLRQSIKRNARNRSTKSELRTEIRKVRESASAGKIDDAASQFRVAAEKLDRAAAKRIIHPNKAARLKSRLSAHMKATKQK; encoded by the coding sequence ATGCCCAACATTGCCAGTGCCAAGAAGCGTCTTCGCCAGAGCATCAAGCGAAACGCCCGCAATCGTTCGACCAAGAGCGAGCTGAGAACCGAAATCCGCAAAGTCCGCGAATCGGCCTCCGCCGGCAAAATCGACGATGCCGCATCCCAGTTCCGCGTCGCCGCCGAAAAGCTCGACCGCGCCGCCGCTAAGCGGATCATTCATCCGAACAAAGCCGCCCGGTTGAAGTCTCGCCTTTCGGCGCACATGAAAGCTACAAAGCAAAAGTAA
- a CDS encoding DUF3467 domain-containing protein: MKTDKELEAGARSAEAETGAAPQNPAPQIKVDDSKAHACYANFCRVTGTPEELIIDFALNPQPVGVPTEPIVINQRLVTNFYTAKRLLSALAMTIQRHEQAFGVLETNIQKRITPTARGAT, from the coding sequence ATGAAGACAGATAAAGAACTTGAAGCTGGCGCGCGTTCCGCGGAAGCGGAAACTGGTGCCGCTCCCCAAAACCCTGCCCCACAAATTAAGGTCGATGACTCAAAAGCCCACGCTTGCTATGCGAATTTTTGTCGGGTCACTGGGACTCCGGAAGAGCTGATCATCGATTTCGCGCTTAATCCGCAACCGGTTGGCGTGCCGACCGAGCCGATTGTGATCAACCAACGCCTGGTTACGAACTTTTACACGGCGAAGCGGCTGCTCAGCGCATTGGCGATGACGATTCAGCGCCACGAGCAAGCGTTCGGCGTGCTAGAAACGAACATTCAAAAGCGAATTACCCCAACCGCGCGTGGCGCGACATAG
- the cobA gene encoding uroporphyrinogen-III C-methyltransferase has product MAKQRGEARSGEPEDRSKGETSPCSNSLHLPSSRSAAQGSSAGKVYVVGAGPGDPGLITWRGVECLRQADLVLFDYLANPAILRHAAAAAELVCVGKHGRDRIWSQAEINERLVMEAQHGRRIVRLKGGDPAIFGRLAEEVETLEAAGIEYEIVPGITVATAAGSYAGVWVTQREAASAVAIVTGHEGESHHAPALDYAALAKFPGTLVFYMGATTAHEWSGALIDAGKPADTPTAVVRRCSWPDQTLLRCALGTVAQELAAAKLRPPLTIIVGEVARRATGQSWFTRRPLFGKRVLISRPIDRADSLSAPLAALGAECLLQPAIEVRPPDDWEPVDAALRRLPQFDWLVFSSVNGVQFLIDRLMQIGGDLRQLAGVQLAAIGPGTADELMKFHLRIDRQPPDVYRVEALADVLSSDAKGKRFLLARASRGREILSERLLAAGGIVEQIVVYHSIDVEMSSPEIAAAMSAGRIDWVTVTSSAIAQSLARMFGEELRKSKIVSISPVTSATLRELGFEPNAEAKHYTMQGVVDAIVAA; this is encoded by the coding sequence ATGGCAAAACAACGCGGCGAAGCGAGATCGGGAGAACCGGAGGACAGGAGCAAGGGAGAAACATCGCCCTGTTCAAATTCTCTCCATCTCCCCAGCTCCCGTTCAGCCGCTCAAGGATCGTCGGCAGGTAAAGTGTACGTGGTCGGTGCAGGGCCGGGCGACCCTGGGTTGATTACCTGGCGCGGCGTAGAATGCTTGCGGCAAGCAGATCTGGTACTATTCGACTACCTGGCGAACCCGGCGATCTTGCGGCATGCCGCGGCAGCGGCCGAACTGGTCTGCGTGGGCAAGCATGGTCGCGATCGGATATGGTCGCAGGCCGAGATCAACGAGCGGCTGGTGATGGAGGCGCAGCACGGGCGACGAATTGTGCGCCTGAAAGGTGGCGATCCAGCGATTTTTGGCCGATTGGCCGAAGAGGTCGAGACGCTGGAAGCGGCCGGAATCGAGTATGAAATCGTGCCGGGCATTACCGTGGCGACTGCGGCGGGAAGCTATGCTGGCGTTTGGGTCACGCAGCGTGAGGCGGCATCTGCCGTGGCGATTGTCACCGGCCATGAAGGAGAATCGCATCACGCGCCGGCGCTAGATTATGCCGCACTGGCAAAGTTTCCTGGTACGCTGGTTTTCTATATGGGCGCGACCACGGCACACGAATGGTCGGGTGCGTTGATCGACGCGGGGAAACCTGCAGATACTCCCACGGCAGTCGTTCGCCGGTGTTCGTGGCCCGATCAAACACTGCTGCGGTGCGCACTTGGAACCGTGGCACAAGAACTCGCAGCGGCAAAATTGCGGCCGCCGCTGACGATCATTGTAGGGGAAGTCGCGCGAAGGGCGACAGGCCAGTCGTGGTTCACTCGCCGGCCGCTGTTTGGGAAGCGAGTCTTGATTTCTCGGCCGATCGACCGTGCCGATTCACTGTCGGCGCCACTGGCAGCATTGGGGGCGGAATGTTTGCTTCAGCCGGCCATCGAAGTGCGGCCTCCAGATGATTGGGAACCGGTCGATGCAGCACTGAGACGGCTTCCACAGTTCGACTGGTTGGTGTTCTCCAGCGTCAACGGCGTGCAGTTCTTGATCGATCGCCTGATGCAAATCGGCGGCGATTTGCGGCAGTTGGCAGGCGTGCAATTGGCGGCAATTGGACCCGGTACTGCCGACGAACTGATGAAGTTTCACTTGCGCATCGATCGACAGCCGCCGGACGTTTATCGCGTCGAAGCGCTGGCCGACGTGCTTTCGTCCGACGCGAAAGGAAAGCGGTTTTTATTGGCCCGCGCCAGCCGCGGCCGAGAGATATTGTCCGAAAGGTTACTCGCTGCGGGGGGCATAGTCGAGCAAATTGTAGTTTATCATAGCATTGACGTGGAAATGTCTTCGCCGGAAATTGCGGCCGCGATGTCGGCGGGCAGGATCGACTGGGTAACCGTCACTAGTTCAGCGATCGCGCAATCGCTGGCGCGGATGTTCGGCGAAGAACTGCGTAAGTCAAAAATCGTCAGCATCAGCCCCGTGACGTCGGCGACGCTACGAGAATTGGGCTTCGAACCGAACGCCGAGGCCAAGCATTACACGATGCAAGGGGTCGTTGACGCGATTGTTGCCGCCTGA